A region from the Geobacter benzoatilyticus genome encodes:
- a CDS encoding cytochrome b N-terminal domain-containing protein: MIKEFAKHLFPRVVLRENLRFTYTFCLGGLAFTALMVLAVSGVLLLFYYQPTPAGAFDSILFLESTVIGGKYLRGLHRLASHGLLVLLFLHILRVVLSGAFRPPRELTWVVGVGLLGLTVFEAYTGYLLPMDQLAFWATRTGMELLATLPGGPWLKAVLVPDGVGEPLSLLRFYALHVVVVPVAVLALSFLHFYRVRKTKGILPYL; encoded by the coding sequence ATGATCAAGGAATTTGCCAAACATCTCTTTCCGCGGGTGGTCCTGCGGGAGAACCTGCGTTTCACCTACACCTTCTGCCTGGGAGGGCTCGCCTTTACGGCGCTCATGGTTCTGGCCGTGTCCGGGGTGCTGCTCCTGTTCTATTACCAGCCGACACCCGCCGGGGCCTTTGACTCCATCCTCTTCCTGGAATCGACGGTCATCGGCGGGAAGTACCTGCGGGGACTCCACCGGCTAGCCTCCCATGGGCTTTTGGTCCTGCTGTTCCTCCATATCCTGCGGGTGGTGCTCTCCGGCGCCTTCCGGCCGCCCCGGGAACTCACCTGGGTGGTGGGGGTGGGGCTCCTGGGGCTGACGGTGTTCGAGGCCTACACCGGCTATCTCCTCCCCATGGACCAGCTGGCCTTCTGGGCGACCAGAACCGGCATGGAGCTTCTGGCCACACTGCCGGGAGGCCCATGGCTGAAGGCTGTCCTCGTCCCCGACGGGGTGGGGGAGCCCCTGTCGCTGCTGCGTTTTTACGCGCTCCATGTGGTAGTCGTGCCCGTGGCGGTGCTGGCCCTGTCGTTTCTCCACTTCTACCGGGTGCGCAAGACAAAGGGGATACTGCCGTATCTGTGA
- the extQ gene encoding selenite/tellurite reduction operon b-type cytochrome membrane protein ExtQ, with protein MAERIEVKNDMRRGPRGSGEYVRSSPCFFRLVKRAFWGGMVALALLAVVIPAPLLDPANPGAPPNPAKSAWFLLWTQEVVSHGNGFAWIIVGLSLWFMALPWLGKHRPERAVWFGEGNRAVAWTTIAVFAAIVSMTVLAMFFRGENWSLVSPF; from the coding sequence ATGGCTGAAAGAATTGAAGTGAAAAACGACATGCGGCGGGGACCCCGCGGCAGCGGCGAATACGTCAGGAGTTCCCCCTGCTTTTTTCGCCTCGTCAAGCGGGCCTTCTGGGGGGGGATGGTGGCCTTGGCATTGCTGGCCGTGGTTATCCCGGCGCCGCTTCTGGACCCTGCGAATCCGGGGGCGCCGCCGAATCCCGCCAAATCGGCCTGGTTTCTCCTCTGGACCCAGGAGGTGGTAAGCCATGGCAACGGCTTTGCCTGGATCATCGTGGGGCTCTCCCTCTGGTTCATGGCCCTGCCGTGGCTGGGGAAGCACCGCCCGGAGCGCGCCGTCTGGTTCGGTGAGGGGAACCGCGCCGTTGCCTGGACTACCATCGCCGTCTTTGCGGCCATCGTGTCCATGACGGTCCTGGCCATGTTCTTCAGGGGGGAAAATTGGTCGCTCGTTTCCCCCTTCTGA
- a CDS encoding ubiquinol-cytochrome c reductase iron-sulfur subunit, with translation MAAVDRGRRHFIAALIAFIASLAAAWRFLVPRRRKGGERFVIDAAAVPPRGALVYRERRLAVMRDGGEMYALNLTCTHLGCTVTVTPGEIVCPCHGSRFDLKGNVLKGPAERPLARYRLEIREGRVEIYPG, from the coding sequence ATGGCAGCGGTTGACCGGGGACGCCGGCACTTCATCGCGGCGCTGATTGCGTTCATCGCTTCTTTGGCGGCGGCATGGCGATTTCTCGTCCCCCGCAGGAGGAAAGGCGGGGAACGGTTCGTTATTGACGCCGCGGCCGTTCCGCCACGGGGCGCCCTCGTCTATCGCGAGCGCCGACTGGCGGTGATGCGGGATGGAGGGGAAATGTACGCCCTGAATCTGACCTGTACCCATCTCGGCTGCACCGTGACCGTAACTCCGGGGGAGATTGTCTGCCCATGCCACGGCAGCCGCTTCGACCTCAAGGGAAACGTTCTGAAAGGGCCGGCCGAACGGCCCCTGGCCCGCTACCGGCTTGAAATCAGGGAGGGGCGGGTGGAGATTTATCCGGGATGA
- the extO gene encoding selenite/tellurite reduction operon b-type cytochrome iron-sulfur cluster-binding subunit ExtO produces MPWMMHFIAVFWLSAALASPADGAENCRACHRDAVSGPHAAIGCTPCHGDDRSTVGNPATAADRAARCVACHRGFDRLFDHAMATRTAERQFAARTVGRFDGGFWAGNCTGCHVRGCLDCHGGKGHAMSRPRDGVCLECHRGYFVGSDYHGRAPREDAFRFQRGPFAGGEQFLPMLPDVHAEAGIGCGGCHDMVSLAAGRRSGKGCRDCHEPDQRIVEHRIPAHRERLECYACHSAWAPQEYGTFWLRFIDSPRRQARFTAIPHQDEWVKSAYLKRQDAPPLGLNSAGKVSPIRPQFILYFSDIRSERAVGEENRLLAAEWKAFFPHTVRRGTVMCDGCHDNPRRFLLEREKERIYRLRDDGLSLESFWRREGQRVVNGSFMDPERVGKMAVRTPAYTKGYIEKWQRLTGDAGTSSRR; encoded by the coding sequence GTCGCCCGCTGACGGCGCCGAGAACTGCCGGGCCTGCCACCGGGACGCGGTTTCCGGCCCCCATGCCGCCATCGGCTGCACTCCCTGCCATGGAGACGACCGTTCCACGGTGGGGAACCCGGCCACTGCGGCCGACCGGGCCGCCCGTTGCGTCGCCTGCCACCGGGGCTTCGACCGGCTGTTCGATCATGCCATGGCGACCCGTACGGCGGAACGGCAGTTCGCGGCCAGAACCGTTGGGCGGTTCGACGGGGGATTCTGGGCCGGCAACTGCACCGGCTGTCACGTGCGGGGATGCCTCGACTGCCACGGCGGCAAGGGGCACGCCATGTCCCGACCCCGCGACGGTGTCTGTCTCGAATGCCACCGGGGGTACTTCGTGGGGAGCGACTACCATGGCCGGGCCCCCAGGGAGGACGCCTTCCGCTTCCAGCGGGGCCCCTTTGCCGGCGGAGAACAGTTCCTCCCCATGCTCCCCGATGTCCATGCCGAGGCCGGCATCGGCTGTGGCGGCTGCCACGACATGGTGAGCCTGGCCGCCGGCAGACGGAGCGGCAAGGGATGCCGTGACTGCCACGAACCCGACCAGCGGATAGTGGAGCACCGCATCCCCGCCCACCGGGAGCGGCTCGAATGCTATGCCTGTCACTCTGCCTGGGCGCCCCAGGAATACGGCACCTTCTGGCTCCGCTTCATCGACAGCCCCCGGCGCCAGGCGCGGTTCACGGCCATCCCCCATCAGGATGAGTGGGTGAAAAGCGCCTATCTCAAGCGCCAGGACGCCCCTCCCCTGGGGCTGAACAGTGCGGGAAAGGTGAGCCCCATCCGGCCGCAGTTCATCCTCTATTTCTCCGATATCCGCAGCGAACGGGCGGTGGGGGAGGAGAACAGGCTTTTGGCCGCGGAGTGGAAGGCGTTCTTCCCCCACACGGTCCGGCGGGGCACCGTCATGTGCGACGGCTGTCACGACAACCCGCGCCGTTTCCTCCTGGAGAGGGAGAAGGAGCGGATATACCGGCTGCGGGATGACGGCTTGTCCCTGGAATCCTTCTGGCGCCGGGAGGGGCAGCGGGTGGTGAACGGGAGTTTCATGGACCCTGAACGGGTCGGGAAGATGGCCGTGAGGACACCGGCGTACACGAAGGGATATATCGAGAAATGGCAGCGGTTGACCGGGGACGCCGGCACTTCATCGCGGCGCTGA